A section of the Ruania halotolerans genome encodes:
- a CDS encoding nucleotidyltransferase domain-containing protein yields the protein MSRPMTAVVPSLEGPVLEVLAGTSRALTGREAHRLAGTGSESGVRLVLNRMVEHGLVHATRAGRATMYVANRDHIAWPAVRALTELRQELFDRLRDLIMSWEIEPTTVAVFGSAARGDGGVDSDVDILIVHHTADEPMWTSQVDTLRESVLTWTGNHCQVYDITDTDFARHVTTGEAIVDEWRRDAVVVFGTLLDRLIRKELH from the coding sequence GTGAGTCGACCCATGACGGCCGTCGTCCCCTCGCTGGAGGGCCCCGTGCTGGAGGTCCTCGCGGGCACATCCCGTGCACTCACGGGTCGCGAGGCACACCGCCTGGCGGGCACGGGCAGCGAGTCCGGGGTGCGACTCGTATTGAACCGCATGGTGGAGCACGGACTAGTCCATGCAACCAGGGCCGGACGGGCCACGATGTACGTGGCGAACCGCGACCACATTGCGTGGCCCGCCGTGCGTGCACTGACTGAACTTCGACAGGAACTCTTCGACCGCCTCCGTGACCTGATTATGTCTTGGGAGATCGAACCGACAACGGTGGCCGTGTTCGGTTCCGCGGCGCGCGGAGACGGCGGCGTTGACAGTGACGTGGACATCTTGATCGTGCACCACACCGCGGACGAGCCTATGTGGACAAGCCAGGTCGACACGCTTCGCGAATCCGTGCTCACGTGGACGGGCAACCACTGCCAGGTCTACGACATCACGGACACCGATTTCGCCCGGCACGTCACCACAGGTGAGGCGATCGTGGACGAGTGGCGTCGGGACGCCGTCGTGGTGTTCGGCACACTGCTGGATCGGCTGATTCGGAAGGAACTCCACTGA
- a CDS encoding glycosyltransferase, with protein MSQVWVISFSPIAEDARVLKQVRVLAAEHEVTTVGYGPPPAEASRHYEIPAELVAWHKDRLSLMLRRYRQVQAKNTVIAHLHTTLPVGEADVVVANDADTVPLALALRPRAGVHVDLHEYAPRENEESWRWRLFVAPYYRWIIRRFVTRAASVTTVGRGLAQEYQREFGIEAGVVENATAFHDAEPTQVERPIRLVHSGNARRNRTLELMIDAVAATSADVTLDLFLMPNDPTYLAELKERAAATNAALGSDRARVHDPVPYAELVPTLCGYDVGVFVLPPLTFNYRWTLPNKFFDFVQARLGIIVGPSPEMAGLVREHGLGEVTEEFTTASLTQVLDRLSPEAVQQWKAASHALAPEVAAERRSGGWVDAVRALVGGR; from the coding sequence GTGAGCCAGGTGTGGGTGATCTCGTTCTCTCCGATCGCCGAGGACGCCCGGGTGCTCAAGCAGGTGCGGGTGCTGGCCGCCGAGCATGAGGTGACCACCGTCGGCTACGGGCCGCCGCCGGCCGAGGCGAGCCGGCACTATGAGATCCCCGCAGAGCTGGTGGCCTGGCATAAGGACCGGCTCAGTCTGATGCTGCGCCGCTACCGGCAGGTGCAGGCGAAGAACACCGTGATCGCGCACCTGCACACCACGCTGCCGGTGGGTGAGGCGGACGTGGTGGTGGCCAATGACGCCGACACCGTGCCGTTGGCGCTCGCGCTGCGCCCGCGCGCCGGCGTGCATGTGGACCTGCACGAATACGCCCCGCGGGAGAACGAGGAGTCGTGGCGATGGCGGCTGTTCGTGGCACCGTACTACCGGTGGATCATCCGCCGGTTCGTCACGCGAGCGGCCTCGGTCACGACCGTAGGGCGGGGGCTCGCGCAGGAGTACCAGCGCGAGTTCGGGATCGAGGCGGGTGTGGTGGAGAACGCCACCGCCTTTCATGACGCCGAACCCACTCAGGTCGAGCGGCCGATCCGGCTGGTGCACTCGGGCAATGCGCGCCGTAACCGCACCCTGGAGCTGATGATCGACGCCGTGGCCGCCACTAGCGCCGATGTGACCCTCGATCTGTTCCTGATGCCGAACGACCCTACCTATCTGGCCGAGCTGAAGGAGCGTGCGGCGGCGACGAACGCAGCGCTTGGCTCGGATCGGGCGCGCGTGCACGATCCGGTGCCGTATGCGGAGCTGGTGCCTACGCTGTGCGGCTACGACGTGGGCGTGTTCGTGCTCCCACCGCTCACGTTCAACTACCGGTGGACCTTGCCGAACAAGTTCTTCGATTTCGTGCAGGCCCGGCTGGGCATCATCGTGGGCCCCTCACCGGAGATGGCAGGCCTGGTGCGCGAGCACGGTCTGGGGGAGGTCACCGAGGAGTTCACGACGGCGTCCCTCACCCAGGTGTTGGATCGGCTCTCTCCGGAGGCGGTCCAGCAGTGGAAGGCTGCCTCACATGCTTTGGCGCCGGAGGTGGCGGCGGAGCGTCGATCCGGCGGGTGGGTCGATGCGGTGCGGGCGTTGGTTGGCGGCCGGTAG
- the wecB gene encoding non-hydrolyzing UDP-N-acetylglucosamine 2-epimerase: MRILSVVGARPQFVKLAPVAAACTAAGVDHVIVHTGQHYDELLSDVFFSTLHIPAPDVQLGIGSGSHAAQTGAMLTALEPVLLEHSPDWVLVYGDTNSTLAAALAGVKAHLPVAHLEAGLRSFNRRMPEEHNRVLTDHAADLLLAPTQVAAEHLAREGLAERTHVVGDVMTDVLHQVAASVAGSAPELLRRFDVRAGEFSVATIHRAENTDDRDRLDAILDGLGAVDHPVLLLAHPRLRATGADLARGAVRVLDPLGYPDLVTLISQARGVITDSGGLQKEAFELRVPCTTVRSETEWVETVELGWNQLAEPGQIAAAATRPRPGATSDTPYGDGHAAERTVRALASVS; the protein is encoded by the coding sequence GTGCGCATCCTCAGCGTGGTCGGCGCCCGACCCCAATTCGTCAAGCTCGCTCCAGTGGCTGCTGCCTGCACAGCGGCCGGTGTGGACCATGTGATCGTGCACACCGGGCAGCACTACGACGAGTTGCTTTCGGACGTGTTCTTCTCGACGCTGCACATCCCGGCACCGGACGTGCAGTTGGGGATCGGGTCCGGTTCGCACGCCGCGCAGACCGGGGCGATGCTCACCGCCCTGGAACCCGTGTTGCTGGAGCACTCCCCCGACTGGGTGCTCGTGTACGGGGACACGAACTCGACGCTTGCGGCGGCGTTGGCCGGGGTGAAGGCGCACCTACCGGTGGCGCACCTGGAGGCGGGGTTGCGCTCGTTCAACCGGCGGATGCCGGAGGAGCACAATCGAGTACTCACTGACCATGCGGCCGACCTGCTGCTGGCGCCGACGCAGGTGGCGGCCGAGCACCTGGCCCGCGAGGGATTGGCGGAGCGGACCCACGTGGTGGGCGATGTGATGACGGACGTGCTGCACCAGGTGGCGGCCTCGGTGGCCGGTTCTGCGCCCGAGTTGCTCCGACGGTTCGATGTGCGCGCCGGGGAGTTCAGCGTGGCGACGATCCACCGGGCCGAGAACACCGACGATCGCGACAGGCTGGACGCGATCTTGGATGGGCTCGGCGCGGTTGACCACCCGGTGCTGTTGCTCGCACACCCGCGCCTGCGAGCCACCGGCGCGGACCTGGCGCGCGGAGCGGTGCGGGTGCTCGATCCGCTCGGCTACCCGGACCTGGTAACCCTGATCTCCCAGGCGCGCGGGGTGATCACCGACTCCGGCGGTCTGCAGAAGGAAGCGTTCGAGCTGCGGGTGCCGTGCACCACGGTGCGCAGCGAGACCGAGTGGGTCGAGACAGTGGAGCTCGGGTGGAACCAACTCGCTGAACCCGGGCAGATCGCAGCAGCAGCGACGCGACCGCGGCCTGGAGCAACGTCGGACACGCCCTACGGCGACGGCCACGCCGCCGAGCGAACAGTGCGGGCACTCGCTTCCGTCTCGTGA